AGGCTCTTCTTCTATCAGCCCCGATATCACGAATCTCCGTAATATGACCTACCCGTTTGCACGAATACTGTATTTCATCACAAATGAAGGCTACTACGGATTGGGCAACGGACTGATAAGGTTTTCTTGCCAGCAACTCGGCCAGATTGTCGTACAGAAGGAGGGTCTTCAGCCCTATAACATCTTCCCTCGGGAGGTACAGATCCGGTAATTTTCACCAGTTAAGTTCCAAGGAAAGTTCATCCCAAATCAGTTTTGGTATGATAGTTGGGATTTAAGATCAGAAATGTATTTTTAAAGTTTAACAAATTAAAATCAAATATTATAATGAATGTATCAAAGAAAGTTGCGTTAGGTATTGCGACAGTATTCTTTTCTAATTTCGCTTTTGCGCAAACTCTTCAGGAGGGAATTGCAAGTGCAGATAGTCACAAATACGCAAAAGCTAAATCAGTTTTTAATGAGATGATTGTGAAATCGCCTAGCGCTGAAAATTATTTTTATTTAGGTAACTCATATCTTACGCAGTTCGAGCCGAATTTCGATTTAGCGCAGGAGAATTTCAATAAAGGTTTGGCAGCAGATAAGAAAAGCAACCTTAACCGTATCGGTTTAGCATCCGTTAAATTGGGGAAAGGTGATAAGTCTGCAGTTACAGAAATCCAGAATATCGTAAAAGATAGTCGTGATAAAGATCCGGAAGTTCTATACCGTGCAGCGGAAGCACTTACTTTATTTGGCGGTGCAGGTAATGCAGATCTTGCGATCGATTACTTAAACAGAGCTGTGGATAAATCTCAAAAAGGAGGTACGCCTGCTAATTATTATTACACCTTGGGTGATGCTTACCGGCTGAAATTAACCAATAGTCCGCAAGTTGCAGGTTCTGCAATGACGGCATATGATAAAGCGTTGCCTGTAGCAAAAAACAAAGCATCAGTTTATACACGTATTGGTACTTTGTGGATGCAGGCTCAGCAGTGGCAAAAGGCGAAAGAAAGTATCGACAGAGCTATTGCAGCTGATCCTACGTATGCTCCGGCTTACAAAGCCAAAGCCGCGTACAGTATCAAATATCAGCAGAACGCGCTGGCTACTCAGGATTTGTTAAATTATGCGAAGTATGCAGATGAAGATCCGGATACTCAGTTGGAGATTTCTAAACTCTTCTTCACTAATGAAGACTACGCAAACTCTAAAACTTATTTAGATAAAGTGTTTGATAAGGTGAATGATCCTATTAAATTTAAATTGCGTGCATACTTATTATATGCAGATGGTGATTATCCAGGTGCAAAAGCGAGCATGGACCAGTTTATCTCAAAAGCTGAGAAGACCAGAGTTCAGCCTGCCGACCAGGGATTATTAGGTCTTGTTTCAGCCGGACTAGCGGAGAAAGAAACCGATGCAGCTAAAAAAGCGAGTTTAATGGCCGATGCACAGCAAAAAATTGCCCTAGCCAAGAATGCCAAAGACGAAACCATGAACTGGGATCTCGAATTGGTAAAAATTAAAGGTGGCGGCGGAGTAACACAGGCTGCAGTAGAAGCTGGCCCGACGAATCCGCAAATTGAGCAGTTGAAGAAAGAGGTTGCTGAGAAACCACAGGATACTGATGCACTATTCCGATTGGCAAATGCATATCAGGAAGCGGAGAACTGGAACGGGGCTATCTTGACCTGGCAGAAGATGAGTGGTTTGCTGCCGGATTGGGCTCCTGCATATTATAGTCAGGGCTATGCATATCAGCAGGCCGGTAATAGTGAGCTGGCAAAAATCGCTTACGAGAAATTTATCTCTACAGTGAAGCCTGCGGACAGGGAAGCTAATAAGGAAATATTGTCTTACGCATATTTTGCGGTGGCCTATTTGGTAAAAGACAGTGATCCTGTGAAAGCTAAGAACTACGCATCACAGTCAGTCCAGCTCAATCCGGGTTATCAGGACGCTGTGAATCTGAACAACAGTCTTCAATAAATATTGTAACAAATAATAGTATTATAACCACCCCGCCTTCTGGCGGGGTTTTTTCGTTTATGTCGGATGGTAGTTTTAATGTTCTAAACTTACAGCGTCATCATTACAGTTCAAAAATTAATCACCACCACGCTCGAAGTACTGTCCGAGAGTTATCCTAATTCTCATTTTGGAACCTCGGGAATGGGCGGGAGGACTTAGAATGGTAAGCGGTAATAATGGGCTTGAAATTTTTCACTCAAAGAATCAGTGAGTTGAGTGTTTTGTAAGAAAATAAACGGGTGTAAGTTTGGATTTTGGTGGAATGTGCCTATCTTTGCAATCCCAAATCGAGAGAACGAGGGAGCGCAGCAGAAAGCTATTTATATATTGAAAACGTTGAGTAATAATGGTTTAGAAATTTCTAAAAATTTATTGCAAAAACATTAGGTCATTTAGAAAATAGTTTTTAGTTTTGCAATCCCAATTCGAAAGAAGAAAGGAGCGAAGTAAAACAGTATTGACAGGGTATATTAGGAAGGAAGTTTAAGAGAAAAACTTTTTTAAAATTTCTTCACAAAATATTTTGTCAGATAAAAAATCGTTGTATCTTTGCAATCCCAAATCGAGAGAAGCGGGAAGCGAAGTAGAGAGATTTGAGATTGAGTTTAATGAGAGATAAGGCTTACGAAAAAAAGTTTTAAGTTTCTTTCAGAAAAATTTGGTCATTTAGAAAATAGTTTATACTTTTGCACTCGCAATTCGGAACAAACGACAGAAAGAGTTTCCGGATGAACGCGAAAAGAAAAGAGATCATTGACATACAAATAACAACCAAAAATTAAGTAAGGAAAAACCAAAAAGCGTCAAAACTTTTGAGTGAGTCAGACAAACATACAATGGAGAGTTTGATCCTGGCTCAGGATGAACGCTAGCGGGAGGCCTAACACATGCAAGCCGAGCGGTATTTCTTCTTCGGAAGAGAGAGAGCGGCGTACGGGTGCGTAACACGTGTGCAACCTACCTTTATCTGGGGAATAGCCTTTCGAAAGGAAGATTAATACCCTATAATATATTGAATGGCATCATTTGATATTGAAAACTCCGGTGGATAGAGATGGGCACGCGCAAGATTAGATAGTTGGTGAGGTAACGGCTCACCAAGTCAATGATCTTTAGGGGTCCTGAGAGGGAGATCCCCCACACTGGTACTGAGACACGGACCAGACTCCTACGGGAGGCAGCAGTGAGGAATATTGGACAATGGGTGAAAGCCTGATCCAGCCATCCCGCGTGAAGGATGACGGTCCTATGGATTGTAAACTTCTTTTGTACAGGAATAAACCTACTCTCGTGAGAGTAGCTGAAGGTACTGTACGAATAAGCACCGGCTAACTCCGTGCCAGCAGCCGCGGTAATACGGAGGGTGCAAGCGTTATCCGGATTTATTGGGTTTAAAGGGTCCGTAGGCGGACCCGTAAGTCAGTGGTGAAATCTCATAGCTCAACTATGAAACTGCCATTGATACTGCGGGTCTTGAGTAAATTTGAAGTGGCTGGAATAAGTAGTGTAGCGGTGAAATGCATAGATATTACTTAGAACACCAATTGCGAAGGCAGGTCACTAAGATTTAACTGACGCTGAGGGACGAAAGCGTGGGTAGCGAACAGGATTAGATACCCTGGTAGTCCACGCCGTAAACGATGCTAACTCGTTTTTGGATCTTCGGATTCAGAGACCAAGCGAAAGTGATAAGTTAGCCACCTGGGGAGTACGATCGCAAGATTGAAACTCAAAGGAATTGACGGGGGCCCGCACAAGCGGTGGATTATGTGGTTTAATTCGATGATACGCGAGGAACCTTACCAAGACTTAAATGGGAAATGACAGGTTTAGAAATAGACCCTTCTTCGGACATTTTTCAAGGTGCTGCATGGTTGTCGTCAGCTCGTGCCGTGAGGTGTTAGGTTAAGTCCTGCAACGAGCGCAACCCCTGTCACTAGTTGCTAACATTAAGTTGAGGACTCTAGTGAGACTGCCTACGCAAGTAGAGAGGAAGGTGGGGATGACGTCAAATCATCACGGCCCTTACGTCTTGGGCCACACACGTAATACAATGGCCGGTACAGAGGGCAGCTACACAGCGATGTGATGCAAATCTCGAAAGCCGGTCTCAGTTCGGATTGGAGTCTGCAACTCGACTCTATGAAGCTGGAATCGCTAGTAATCGCGCATCAGCCATGGCGCGGTGAATACGTTCCCGGGCCTTGTACACACCGCCCGTCAAGCCATGGAAGTTTGGGGTACCTGAAGTCGGTGACCGTAAAAGGAGCTGCCTAGGGTAAAACAAGTAACTAGGGCTAAGTCGTAACAAGGTAGCCGTACCGGAAGGTGCGGCTGGAACATCTCATTTTAGAGCGTCTTTTAGACGTTAAACAAACAAAAGATACTTAAATGTATCAGAGCACTCACTCAAAAACTGATGCTTATGGTTTTTACTTACTTAAGGTTGCTATTTATAAAATATACCCACTAGAAATTAGTACAGGGAAGAGATACAAGAGCCAAGAGGCAAGAATCAAGACAAAAAGACGTCTTGTATCTAGCATCTTGAATCTAATAGTCTAAAAAGACAGTCTCGTAGCTCAGCTGGTTAGAGCGCTACACTGATAATGTAGAGGTCGGCAGTTCGAGCCTGCCCGAGACTACTAATTACAAGACAGGAGACAGAAAGACAGAAGATAGGAGACAAAAAAACTCTCAGATTTTAAATCTAAACATCTCAAGTCTGAAACTAGAGGGGAATTAGCTCAGCTGGCTAGAGCGCCTGCCTTGCACGCAGGAGGTCAAGGGTTCGACTCCCTTATTCTCCACATAAGTTACAGAAATGTAACGAGAACAGAAGATATTTACATTACAGATTGAAGAATTATGCCCTAAGGAGGCGAAACGGCTTAAGAAATTAAGAAGTTTGATAGGATCAGGACCTATATTATTCACGTATTACCACTTTAATTTAAAAGTGACGGAAAGAGCCAAAAACAATTTCTGTTTATTAAAGAAGTAATAAGAAAATTGATCATTGACATTAACGGTAAGAACATCACAAAGAGAAAACCGAGCACTTTCGAGTGCCGAGTTTACAAAAATATCATACAACACGGTTGTGTTGTATAAAAATACTGAACTAATTTAATATTAGGAAAGAAATCGTTAAGGGCGTATGGCGGATGCCTAGGCTTTCAGAGGCGAAGAAGGACGTGGTAAGCTGCGAAAAGCTGCGGGGATCGGCACACACGAATTGATCCGCAGATGTCCGAATGGGGCAACCCGGCTGGTTGAAGACCAGTCACTCTAAATTTATTTAGAGAGCAAACCAGGAGAACTGAAACATCTAAGTACCCTGAGGAAAAGAAATCGAAGAGATTCCGTAAGTAGCGGCGAGCGAAAGCGGATTAGCCCAAAAGTCTTTATATGTTTAATAGAATGTTCTGGAAAGAACAGCCATAGAGGGTGATAGCCCCGTACATGAAAGGCATACATAGATGATAAATGAGTAGGGCGGGACACGTGAAATCCTGTCTGAATATGGGGGGACCATCCTCCAAGGCTAAATACTCCTGAAAGACCGATAGTGAACAAGTACTGTGAAGGAAAGGTGAAAAGCACTTCGAATAGAAGGGTGAAAGAGAACCTGAAACCGTACGCCTACAAGCGGTCGGAGCCCACAAGTTGGGTGACGGCGTGCCTTTTGCATAATGAGCCTACGAGTTAATTTTACTAGCGAGCTTAAGTACTTCAGGTACGGAGGCGGAGCGAAAGCGAGTCTGAATAGGGCGCTTAGTTAGTAGGATTAGACGCGAAACCTTGTGATCTACCCATGGGCAGGTTGAAGCTTTGGTAACACAAAGTGGAGGACCGAACCGGTTGACGTTGAAAAGTCTTCGGATGACTTGTGGGTAGGGGTGAAAGGCCAATCAAACTGGGAGATAGCTCGTACTCCCCGAAATGCATTTAGGTGCAGCGTCGATGTTAAGTTTATTAGAGGTAGAGCTACTGATTGGATGCGGGGGAGTCAAATCCTACCAATTCCTGACAAACTCCGAATGCTAATAAATGTTCGTCGGCAGTGAGGGCATGGGTGCTAAGGTCCATGTCCGAGAGGGAAAGAACCCGGACCAACAGCTAAGGTCCCCAAATCTATACTAAGTTGAAATAACGCGGTTGAACTGCATTGACAGCTAGGATGTTGGCTTGGAAGCAGCCATTCATTTAAAGAGTGCGTAACAGCTCACTAGTCGAGCGGTTCGGCATGGATAATAATCGGGCATAAGTATAGTACCGAAGCTATGGATTTATAACTTTTGAGTTATATCTGGTAGGGGAGCATTCTGTTTGCACAGAAGCCAGGTCGTGAGGCCTGGTGGAGCGTACAGAAAAGAAAATGTAGGCATAAGTAACGATAAAGCGGGCGAGAAACCCGCTCACCGAAAGACTAAGGTTTCCTCAGCCATGCTAATCAGCTGAGGGTTAGTCGGGACCTAACGCGAACCCGAAAGGGGAAGTGGATGGACATAGGGTTAATATTCCCTAACTTGCTCACATTAAAAAGGGGACGGATTTACGTACTTGCTGGAGACTGACGGAATAGTCAAGGCCTAGCCTTCGGGCGAAGCTGCTGCAGGGAAATAGATTCCAAGAAAAGCCGAAGTGAAGCAACCCGTACCAAAACCGACACAGGTAGTCGAGGAGAGAATCCTAAGGTGCTAGAGTGAATCATGGTTAAGGAACTAGGCAAAATAGTCTCGTAACTTCGGAAGAAGAGACGCCAGCAGCAATGCTGGCCGCAGTGAAGAGGCCCAGGCGACTGTTTATCAAAAACACAGGACTCTGCTAAATCGAAAGATGCTGTATAGGGTCTGACACCTGCCCGGTGCTGGAAGGTTAAGGAAGGTTGTTAGCAGCAATGCGAAGCAATTAACTGAAGCCCCAGTAAACGGCGGCCGTAACTATAACGGTCCTAAGGTAGCGAAATTCCTTGTCGGGTAAGTTCCGACCTGCACGAATGGTGTAACGATCTGGGCACTGTCTCAACCATGAGCTCTGTGAAATTGTAGTATCGGTGAAGATGCCGATTACCCGCAATGGGACGAAAAGACCCTGTGAACCTTTACTATAACTTCGTATTGACTTTGAATAAACAATGTGTAGGATAGGTGGGAGACTTTGAAGCTGGCACGCTAGTGTCGGTGGAGTCAACGTTGAAATACCACCCTTTGTTTATTTGGAGCCTAATCCGCCGTTCGGCGGAGACATTGCGTGGTGGGTAGTTTGACTGGGGTGGTCGCCTCCAAAAGAGTAACGGAGGCTTTCAAAGGTACCCTCAGCACGCTTGGTAACCGTGCGTAGAGTGTAATGGCATAAGGGTGCTTGACTGTGAGACCTACAAGTCGATCAGGTGCGAAAGCAGGACATAGTGATCCGGTGGTTCCGTATGGAAGGGCCATCGCTCATAGGATAAAAGGTACTCCGGGGATAACAGGCTAGTCTCCCCCAAGAGCTCACATCGACGGGGAGGTTCGGCACCTCGATGTCGGCTCGTCACATCCTGGGGCTGGAGAAGGTCCCAAGGGTTGGGCTGTTCGCCCATTAAAGTGGCACGCGAGCTGGGTTCAGAACGTCGTGAGACAGTTCGGTCTCTATCTATTGCGGGCGTTAGATGTTTGAGAGGGCTTGAATCTAGTACGAGAGGACCGATTTGAACAAACCTCTGGTGTATCAGTTGTACCGCCAGGTGCACCGCTGAGTAGCTACGTTTGGTATGGATAAGCACTGAAAGCATATAAGTGCGAAACCTGCCTCAAGATGAGACATCTTTTAAGGGTCGTTGGAGATGACAACGTTGATAGGCTATAGGTGTAAAGACAGTAATGTCATAGCCGAGTAGTACTAATTACCCGTAGATTTATAGCCTGATATAGGCGCACTCGGAAGTGCACTAAAGGTTTACTCTTTGTGAAAGTTTTTATCGATAAATAATCTAACAATTTATCAAAGTATCACTGTACCAATCTGATTGCTACACTGCTACGTTACCCTCATTGTTACATTACCCATATTTAGGGTGGTTTTAGCAGAGGGGCTCACCTGTTCCCATTCCGAACACAGAAGTTAAGCCCTCTAGCGCCGATGGTACTGCGAAAGCGGGAGAGTAGGTCGCCGCCAGTTTTTTTAAATCCTCAATCATTTATTTGATTGGGGATTTTTTGTTTTAAAGCGGTCGCGTTGCAGAGATATATGCCCAGTAAAGTTGCACAGAAGCAGCCCTACGCGGGCGGACATAATGCTCAACATATATGATTGAGCTCATCTTTTTTGACATTCTTGCGAGATTTTGTGCTAGTAATACATCAAAAAAAACTTCCAGCAATCTATGTGGAAGTTTTATTATTATAATCGGAACTTATATCTACTGAAATAATTATTTGAAACGCATTAAAGGAGGTGGATTATCATATTGCTGTTTCGTTTGTGGCAGATTCTTCTCAATTTTTTCTGCCAGTTCAACACCCCAAGTTTGTCCTATTTGCATACTTTCCTGTAGAATTGCCGGCATTTTAGTAATCATTTGCTTTCCGGTTGGGGTACGGTAAAACGCGATAAGATCTTCGATTTCCTGCTCGGAAAAGTGTTTGGTAGACACAGGAACCAGTTTCTGGACTAGATCTTCATAATTCACGAGGCTGGTTGCCCTATCCCAATATTCCCCAGAAATAGAGGGGTAGCTTTTTTTATAATGTTCAATCATATATTCATATGACGTTTTCATTGCCTGCGTAGTGCCCATGGTTTCCAGCAGTTCTGCAATTTTTATTTCCTTGGTGGTTTGGGCATTTGCGAACACTCCAAACGCCATAAAAGTAACTGCGATAATATTTTTTTTCATCTTTTAATTTACTTCAAATTTTCTTCCTCGAATTAATTCAGCAATGGCCAGCATATCCTCGCCGATCAACCTGTCATCCTCTAATTTTGCGACTTTGCTTCGAATTACACTATACGCATTTTCGACAAATACTGAACATTTAGCCGGACGTCTGAACTCCAGTCCTTGCGCAGCAAACATCAGTTCCACGGCCAGTATATTTTCTAAATTCCCCAAAACCTGATTGAATTTTCTCCCAGAAATACTGCCCATTGAAACATGATCTTCCTGCCCTAAACTGGTCGGTATCGAATCTGCCGAAGCCGGAAAGCACAGCGTTTTATTCTCTGTGACCAACGCTGCTGAAGTATATTGTGGAATCATAAATCCTGAATTCAGGCCTGAACTTTCGGTAAGCAACCTCGGTAACCCATATTTTCCTTCAAGAAGAAGATAGCTTCGTCTGTCGGAAATATTCCCGAGTTCCGCTGCGGCCAGTGTTGAATAGTCAAGTGGGAGCGCTAGTAGTTGCCCGTGAAAATTCCCTCCGGAAATCGATTCTTCAGCACTCAAGATAATCGGGTTATCGGTCACTGAATTAAGTTCGGTTTCAGTTAAATTTTTTAAATGTTCAAATGCATTTCTACTCGCGCCGTGAACCTGCGGCACACAGCGTATTGAATATGGGTCCTGAACCCGGTCGCACAATTCATGTTCGTGCAGATTTTCCGATTTTTCCAGAAATTTGCGCATCCGTGCGGCTACTTTGCGGCTTCCGTCAAACGGCCGGATTTCGTGCAACTCCGCTCTGAACGGACTTGCAGATCCACGGTAAGCTTCAAGGCTCATCGCTGCCGTGAGGTCTGCCAGATCCAGCAGATATTCAAATCGCTGAAGGCCTAAAACCGCGTGCGCCAGGATAAACTGCGTGCCGTTGATCAGTCCGAGACCCTCCTTCGGGCCTAATGTCAGGGGTTGCAAACCATGTTTTTCCAGAACACTGGCGGTATCAATGATTTCATCGTCCTGCCAAATTTTGCCTAATCCCAACAATGGTAATACTAGATGTGCCAACGGCGCGAGGTCGCCAGATGCGCCCACCGAGCCTTGTTCTGGTACTACAGGAATTATATCCTTATTTACCATGAGAATCATACGC
This window of the Flavobacteriaceae bacterium 3519-10 genome carries:
- a CDS encoding Histidine ammonia-lyase translates to MIYGTDILTIEDIIKIVADPSIATLNDEATERILKSQRNVREIVASDRTVYGINTGFGPLCDVKISEEETAQLQYNLIISHAVGVGKPIAKDLSKVMMIAKIHALSKGFSGVSLQVIERMILMVNKDIIPVVPEQGSVGASGDLAPLAHLVLPLLGLGKIWQDDEIIDTASVLEKHGLQPLTLGPKEGLGLINGTQFILAHAVLGLQRFEYLLDLADLTAAMSLEAYRGSASPFRAELHEIRPFDGSRKVAARMRKFLEKSENLHEHELCDRVQDPYSIRCVPQVHGASRNAFEHLKNLTETELNSVTDNPIILSAEESISGGNFHGQLLALPLDYSTLAAAELGNISDRRSYLLLEGKYGLPRLLTESSGLNSGFMIPQYTSAALVTENKTLCFPASADSIPTSLGQEDHVSMGSISGRKFNQVLGNLENILAVELMFAAQGLEFRRPAKCSVFVENAYSVIRSKVAKLEDDRLIGEDMLAIAELIRGRKFEVN
- a CDS encoding TPR repeat-containing protein, which codes for MGFKIRNVFLKFNKLKSNIIMNVSKKVALGIATVFFSNFAFAQTLQEGIASADSHKYAKAKSVFNEMIVKSPSAENYFYLGNSYLTQFEPNFDLAQENFNKGLAADKKSNLNRIGLASVKLGKGDKSAVTEIQNIVKDSRDKDPEVLYRAAEALTLFGGAGNADLAIDYLNRAVDKSQKGGTPANYYYTLGDAYRLKLTNSPQVAGSAMTAYDKALPVAKNKASVYTRIGTLWMQAQQWQKAKESIDRAIAADPTYAPAYKAKAAYSIKYQQNALATQDLLNYAKYADEDPDTQLEISKLFFTNEDYANSKTYLDKVFDKVNDPIKFKLRAYLLYADGDYPGAKASMDQFISKAEKTRVQPADQGLLGLVSAGLAEKETDAAKKASLMADAQQKIALAKNAKDETMNWDLELVKIKGGGGVTQAAVEAGPTNPQIEQLKKEVAEKPQDTDALFRLANAYQEAENWNGAILTWQKMSGLLPDWAPAYYSQGYAYQQAGNSELAKIAYEKFISTVKPADREANKEILSYAYFAVAYLVKDSDPVKAKNYASQSVQLNPGYQDAVNLNNSLQ